A single genomic interval of Agromyces cerinus harbors:
- the pepN gene encoding aminopeptidase N, giving the protein MPGENLTRIEAEERAALVSVRDYDVVLDVTTGPEVFRTQTTVRFTATAGASTFIDAITATVHSVTLNGVALDPAEVSDGVRIQLPNLAAENELVVVADGRYMNTGEGLHRFVDPADGEVYLYTQFEVPDSRRMFAVFEQPDLKAEFKFTVTAPSHWQVISNQPTPEPELHPSGRRADDVSTATWAFEPTPRMSSYITALIAGPYDVVRDELTSSDGRVIPLGVFSRKSLSQYLDADYIFEKTKQGFEYFESKFDVPYPFAKYDQLFVPEYNAGAMENAGAVTFTEVYVFRSKVTDAIKERRVVTILHELAHMWFGDLVTMKWWNDLWLNESFAEWASTIATAEATEWHHAWTTFNSMEKSWAYRQDQLPSTHPIVAEIRDLEDVLVNFDGITYAKGGSVLKQLAAWVGIEAFFTGVSAYFKKHAWGNTTLADLLGELEVASGRDLSAWSKLWLETAGVNTLRPEIATDDAGTITAFTVLQSAHPDYPTIRPHRAAIGFYNLVDGALVREHRVELDIDGERTDVAELVGLARPDLVLLNDDDLAYAKIRLDEASLQVALGNLSKIEDPLARALVWSSVWDAVRDAETSASDYLELVLGNIASETESTTLRIILANAQLAASAYVAPEHRSDARRSLADGFWQLAQQAAAGSDAQFQFVKAFASIAEAGSHVDALAGLFDGSITLDGLDIDTDLGWELLIALVAAGRAGDAEIDARLESDKTATGQESAAHARAATPTAEGKQRAWASVIDVDTATNSVVRTTATGFVRADDQSLLTPFIERYFGMLDGIWKSRSYAIAEKLVDLLYPAPLANRALVEASHAWLAANPDAAPALRRLVVENVAGVERALAAQARDAQ; this is encoded by the coding sequence GTGCCCGGAGAGAACCTCACCCGAATCGAAGCCGAGGAGCGTGCTGCGCTCGTCTCGGTGCGCGACTACGACGTCGTGCTCGATGTCACCACCGGTCCGGAGGTGTTCCGCACCCAGACGACCGTGCGGTTCACCGCGACCGCGGGTGCGTCGACGTTCATCGACGCCATCACGGCGACCGTGCACTCGGTCACCCTGAACGGCGTCGCGCTCGACCCCGCCGAAGTGAGCGACGGCGTGCGCATCCAGCTGCCGAACCTCGCCGCCGAGAACGAGCTCGTCGTCGTCGCCGACGGCCGCTACATGAACACCGGTGAGGGCCTGCACCGCTTCGTCGACCCCGCCGACGGCGAGGTCTACCTCTACACCCAGTTCGAGGTGCCCGACTCGCGGCGCATGTTCGCCGTGTTCGAGCAGCCCGACCTCAAGGCCGAGTTCAAGTTCACGGTCACCGCGCCGTCGCACTGGCAGGTCATCTCGAACCAGCCGACGCCCGAGCCCGAGCTGCACCCCTCGGGTCGCCGCGCCGACGACGTCTCGACGGCCACGTGGGCGTTCGAGCCGACGCCGCGCATGTCGAGCTACATCACCGCCCTCATCGCAGGCCCCTACGACGTCGTGCGCGACGAGCTCACGAGCTCCGACGGGCGGGTCATCCCCCTCGGCGTGTTCAGCCGCAAGAGCCTGTCGCAGTACCTCGACGCCGACTACATCTTCGAGAAGACGAAGCAGGGCTTCGAGTACTTCGAGTCGAAGTTCGACGTGCCCTACCCGTTCGCGAAGTACGACCAGCTCTTCGTGCCCGAGTACAACGCCGGTGCCATGGAGAACGCGGGCGCGGTGACCTTCACCGAGGTCTACGTGTTCCGCTCGAAGGTCACCGACGCGATCAAGGAGCGCCGGGTCGTCACGATCCTGCACGAGCTCGCGCACATGTGGTTCGGCGACCTCGTCACCATGAAGTGGTGGAACGACCTGTGGCTGAACGAGTCGTTCGCCGAGTGGGCGTCGACGATCGCCACCGCAGAAGCCACCGAGTGGCACCACGCCTGGACGACGTTCAACTCGATGGAGAAGAGCTGGGCCTACCGTCAGGACCAGCTGCCCTCGACGCACCCGATCGTCGCCGAGATCCGCGACCTCGAAGACGTGCTCGTCAACTTCGACGGCATCACCTACGCCAAGGGCGGTTCGGTGCTGAAGCAGCTGGCCGCCTGGGTCGGCATCGAGGCGTTCTTCACGGGCGTCTCGGCGTACTTCAAGAAGCACGCGTGGGGCAACACGACTCTCGCCGACCTGCTCGGCGAACTCGAGGTCGCCAGCGGCCGCGACCTGTCGGCCTGGTCGAAGCTCTGGCTCGAGACCGCGGGCGTCAACACCCTGCGCCCCGAGATCGCGACGGATGACGCGGGCACGATCACTGCCTTCACCGTGCTGCAGTCGGCGCACCCCGACTACCCGACGATCCGGCCGCACCGCGCCGCGATCGGCTTCTACAACCTCGTCGACGGCGCGCTCGTGCGCGAGCACCGCGTCGAGCTCGACATCGACGGTGAGCGCACGGATGTCGCCGAGCTCGTCGGCCTCGCACGCCCCGACCTCGTGCTCCTCAACGACGACGACCTCGCCTACGCGAAGATCCGTCTCGACGAGGCATCGCTGCAGGTCGCACTGGGGAACCTCTCGAAGATCGAGGACCCGCTCGCCCGCGCCCTCGTCTGGAGCTCGGTGTGGGATGCCGTGCGCGACGCAGAGACGAGCGCGAGCGACTACCTCGAGCTCGTGCTCGGCAACATCGCGAGCGAGACCGAGTCGACGACGCTGCGCATCATCCTCGCGAACGCGCAGCTCGCGGCGAGCGCGTACGTCGCTCCCGAGCACCGCTCTGACGCACGCCGTTCGCTCGCCGACGGGTTCTGGCAGCTCGCGCAGCAGGCTGCGGCCGGCAGCGACGCCCAGTTCCAGTTCGTGAAGGCGTTCGCCTCGATCGCCGAAGCCGGTTCGCACGTCGACGCCCTCGCCGGGCTCTTCGACGGCTCGATCACGCTCGACGGCCTCGACATCGACACCGACCTCGGCTGGGAGCTGCTCATCGCGCTCGTCGCCGCAGGCCGCGCCGGAGATGCCGAGATCGACGCCCGCCTCGAGTCCGACAAGACCGCCACGGGCCAGGAGTCGGCCGCGCACGCCCGCGCGGCGACGCCGACCGCCGAGGGCAAGCAGCGCGCATGGGCGTCGGTCATCGACGTCGACACGGCGACGAACTCGGTCGTGCGCACGACCGCGACCGGCTTCGTGCGGGCCGACGACCAGTCGCTGCTGACTCCGTTCATCGAGCGCTACTTCGGCATGCTCGACGGCATCTGGAAGAGCCGCAGCTACGCGATCGCCGAGAAGCTCGTCGACCTGCTCTACCCGGCGCCGCTCGCCAACCGCGCACTCGTCGAGGCCAGCCACGCCTGGCTCGCGGCGAACCCCGACGCGGCGCCGGCGCTGCGCCGCCTCGTCGTCGAGAACGTCGCCGGCGTCGAGCGCGCACTCGCCGCGCAGGCGCGCGACGCGCAGTAG
- a CDS encoding ABC transporter ATP-binding protein yields the protein MITAEGLVKRYGAKTAVNDISFTVRPGQVTGFLGPNGAGKSTTMRMIVGLDRPSEGRVTVNGKPYAAHRAPLHEVGALLDAKAVHTGRTAYNHLLAMGATHGIGASRVREVIEMTGLESVARKRVGGFSLGMGQRLGIAAAMLGDPSTLILDEPVNGLDPEGVLWVRQFVRHLASEGRTIFLSSHLMSEMALTADHLIVLGRGEIIADAPVADIIAGGTRPRVLVRSPHSSQLADLLAAPEVAVIRSEAGVLEVTGVAASGIGDLAAQHGLSIHELTPLSASLEEAYMALTADAVEYRTEAVR from the coding sequence ATGATCACGGCAGAAGGGCTCGTCAAGCGCTACGGCGCGAAGACCGCCGTCAACGACATCAGCTTCACCGTCCGCCCCGGGCAGGTCACCGGGTTCCTCGGCCCGAACGGCGCCGGCAAGTCGACCACGATGCGCATGATCGTCGGGCTCGACCGTCCGAGCGAGGGTCGCGTCACCGTCAACGGCAAGCCGTATGCCGCGCACCGCGCGCCGCTGCACGAGGTCGGCGCCCTCCTCGACGCGAAGGCCGTGCACACCGGCCGCACCGCCTACAACCACCTGCTCGCGATGGGCGCCACGCACGGCATCGGCGCGAGCCGAGTTCGCGAGGTCATCGAGATGACCGGCCTCGAATCGGTCGCCCGCAAGCGCGTCGGCGGCTTCTCGCTCGGCATGGGCCAGCGGCTCGGAATCGCCGCTGCGATGCTCGGCGACCCGTCGACGCTGATCCTCGACGAGCCGGTCAACGGCCTCGACCCCGAGGGCGTGCTGTGGGTGCGCCAGTTCGTGCGCCACCTCGCGTCCGAGGGCCGCACGATCTTCCTCTCCTCGCACCTCATGAGCGAGATGGCGCTCACCGCCGACCACCTCATCGTGCTCGGCCGGGGCGAGATCATCGCCGACGCCCCCGTCGCCGACATCATCGCCGGTGGCACGCGCCCTCGCGTGCTCGTGCGTTCGCCCCACTCCTCGCAACTCGCCGACCTGCTCGCCGCCCCCGAGGTCGCGGTCATCCGCTCAGAGGCCGGCGTGCTCGAGGTGACGGGAGTCGCGGCATCCGGCATCGGAGACCTCGCCGCGCAGCACGGACTCTCGATCCACGAACTCACCCCCCTCAGCGCATCGCTCGAGGAGGCCTACATGGCCCTGACCGCCGACGCGGTCGAATACCGCACGGAGGCAGTCCGATGA
- a CDS encoding multicopper oxidase family protein, whose product MPVTRLRPPQLRRPRAVLGTALAAVAAGGLVAIAFAGCGVVGPGPISTVGKVDFETPLAIPPLAESTVDADGTRVFSLDAQAGTTEFTPGQPSDTWGFNGSYLGPTLVAERGEHVRVNVANSLDEPTTVHWHGMHLPAEMDGGPHQMVAPDASWSPEWGIDQQAATLWYHPHPHGETEDHVAKGLAGMFILHDEHERSLGLPSEYGVDDVPVIVQDSGFSADGEQESKQRGYAGGLGDELIVNGTRGPYLEVSDELVRLRLLNASTARTYAFTWGDARPVELIATDGGLLEASVSLDHVRLSPGERAEVLLRVTPGERVVLQSKMTPEIAGLVGAVADTNGGSDAFDVLEVRAAETLDPAPPVPAALNTIDDYDEAEVATTRTFTLNDSFEINGEAMDMGRIDETVTVDTLERWIVDNATQVPHSFHVHDVQFRIASIDGAAPPPELAGWKDTIFTEPEKEYELLMRFEDYSDPDTPYMYHCHLLWHEDQGMMGQFAVVEPGQRATITEGTHHEH is encoded by the coding sequence ATGCCAGTGACACGCCTCCGACCACCTCAGCTCCGTCGCCCCCGCGCCGTGCTCGGCACCGCGCTCGCCGCAGTCGCCGCCGGCGGACTCGTGGCGATCGCCTTCGCCGGATGCGGCGTCGTCGGACCCGGGCCGATCTCGACGGTCGGCAAGGTCGACTTCGAGACGCCGCTGGCGATTCCGCCGCTCGCCGAGTCCACCGTCGACGCCGACGGCACGCGGGTGTTCTCGCTCGACGCCCAGGCGGGCACGACCGAGTTCACCCCGGGGCAGCCGAGCGACACGTGGGGTTTCAACGGGAGCTACCTCGGCCCGACGCTCGTCGCCGAGCGCGGCGAACATGTGCGCGTCAACGTCGCGAACTCGCTCGACGAGCCGACGACCGTGCACTGGCACGGCATGCACCTGCCCGCCGAGATGGACGGCGGCCCGCACCAGATGGTGGCACCGGATGCCTCGTGGTCGCCCGAGTGGGGCATCGACCAGCAGGCCGCGACGCTCTGGTACCACCCGCACCCGCACGGCGAGACCGAGGACCACGTCGCGAAAGGTCTCGCGGGCATGTTCATCCTGCACGACGAGCACGAACGCTCGCTCGGCCTGCCGTCGGAGTACGGCGTCGACGACGTGCCCGTGATCGTGCAGGACTCGGGTTTCTCCGCCGACGGCGAGCAGGAGTCGAAGCAGCGCGGGTACGCCGGCGGGCTCGGCGACGAGCTCATCGTCAACGGCACCCGCGGACCGTACCTCGAGGTCTCCGACGAACTCGTGCGCCTGCGACTGCTGAACGCCTCGACCGCGCGCACCTACGCCTTCACGTGGGGCGACGCGCGCCCCGTGGAACTCATCGCGACCGACGGCGGGCTGCTCGAGGCATCCGTCTCGCTCGATCACGTGCGGCTGTCGCCCGGCGAACGCGCCGAGGTGCTGCTGCGCGTCACGCCCGGCGAGCGGGTCGTGCTGCAGTCGAAGATGACGCCCGAGATCGCGGGGCTCGTGGGCGCGGTCGCCGACACCAACGGCGGCAGCGACGCCTTCGACGTGCTCGAGGTGCGCGCAGCCGAGACGCTCGACCCGGCACCGCCCGTGCCCGCCGCGCTCAACACGATCGACGACTACGACGAGGCCGAGGTCGCGACGACCCGCACGTTCACGCTCAACGACAGCTTCGAGATCAACGGCGAGGCGATGGACATGGGCCGCATCGACGAGACCGTGACCGTCGACACCCTCGAACGCTGGATCGTCGACAACGCGACGCAGGTGCCGCACAGCTTCCACGTGCACGACGTGCAGTTCCGCATCGCGTCGATCGACGGCGCGGCGCCGCCGCCCGAGCTCGCGGGCTGGAAGGACACGATCTTCACCGAGCCCGAGAAGGAGTACGAACTGCTGATGCGGTTCGAGGACTATTCCGACCCCGACACGCCGTACATGTACCACTGCCACCTGCTGTGGCATGAAGACCAGGGGATGATGGGCCAGTTCGCCGTCGTCGAGCCCGGTCAGCGTGCCACGATTACTGAAGGAACCCATCATGAGCACTGA
- a CDS encoding Fpg/Nei family DNA glycosylase: MPEGHSVHRITRQFERNFVGHVVRASSPQGRFAAGAAEIDGRRMTDARAVGKQMFLGFEGDVWLRVHLGMYGAWDFAGEILMDATIASANGRMGQTNQAGTFLDRPNPDAVVFDSAGENSLQSIGAPRKTRLRMSESEKEKDGNGLDTFPPEPIGQVRVRLLTDTICADLRGPTACEVLDPAQVEAVVGRLGPDPLLDDGPEAEERFTRRILKTATPIGLLLMDQNVVAGIGNVYRAELLFRAKQNPHTPGKLVPEEHVRHLWRDWAKLLRIGVETGQMMTMDDLDPEAYRAAMASRDDRHWVYKREGLPCRVCGTNIVLEEMGARKLYWCPYCQA; this comes from the coding sequence GTGCCCGAGGGTCACTCCGTCCACCGCATCACCCGGCAGTTCGAGCGCAACTTCGTCGGGCACGTCGTGCGCGCCTCGAGCCCGCAGGGCCGGTTCGCCGCCGGAGCGGCCGAGATCGACGGCCGGCGCATGACCGATGCGCGGGCCGTGGGCAAGCAGATGTTCCTCGGCTTCGAGGGCGACGTCTGGCTGCGCGTGCACCTCGGCATGTACGGGGCGTGGGACTTCGCCGGCGAGATCCTGATGGATGCCACGATCGCCTCGGCGAACGGGCGCATGGGGCAGACGAACCAGGCCGGCACCTTCCTCGACCGGCCGAACCCCGACGCCGTCGTCTTCGACTCGGCCGGCGAGAACTCGTTGCAGTCGATCGGCGCACCGCGCAAGACGCGCCTGCGCATGTCGGAGTCCGAGAAGGAGAAGGACGGCAACGGCCTCGACACCTTCCCGCCCGAGCCCATCGGGCAGGTGCGGGTGCGGCTCCTCACCGACACGATCTGCGCCGACCTGCGTGGCCCGACCGCCTGCGAGGTGCTCGACCCCGCCCAGGTCGAAGCCGTGGTCGGCCGACTCGGCCCAGACCCCTTGCTCGACGACGGGCCCGAGGCCGAAGAGCGCTTCACCCGCAGGATCCTGAAGACGGCGACCCCGATCGGCCTGCTGCTCATGGACCAGAACGTGGTCGCGGGCATCGGCAACGTGTACCGGGCCGAACTCCTCTTCCGGGCGAAGCAGAACCCGCACACGCCGGGCAAGCTCGTGCCCGAGGAGCATGTGCGCCACCTGTGGCGCGACTGGGCGAAGCTACTGCGCATCGGTGTCGAGACGGGTCAGATGATGACCATGGACGACCTCGACCCCGAGGCGTACCGCGCAGCGATGGCCAGCCGCGACGACCGCCACTGGGTGTACAAGCGCGAGGGCCTGCCCTGTCGGGTCTGCGGCACGAACATCGTGCTCGAGGAGATGGGCGCCCGCAAGCTCTACTGGTGCCCCTACTGCCAGGCATGA
- a CDS encoding amidohydrolase translates to MNAMSAADAAEPLILAGARLPGADGVVDLHLAGGRVVSVSPTGERPTGDTSPGGIRRLDLDGRFVVPGLYDRHVHFSQWAMLSRRLDLAGAESAAAVARLVETSVDRGEPEVIGFGYRDGLWADAPTRAVLDAVSGDVPVVLVAADLHACWLNSAALRRYGVEALAGSSGILREDDCFRLVREIDDVADTVLDGWVADAAHRAAGRGVVGVTEYEMRWNRDDWVRRVAGGVDALRVSFGIYTQHLDRAIAEGLRTGDEVPGTAGLVTVGGYKVITDGSLNTRTAWCFDPYPGLGPDEHPYGLATVAYDELVPLMRRAHEAGITPAVHAIGDQANARVLDAFEAVGCTGSIEHAQLLRRDDIDRLARLGIVASVQPEHAMDDRDVAERYWAGRTDRAFMLADLASAGVELALGSDAPVAPLDPWVAIAAAVWRTRDGREPWHPEQAIEARAALAASTGRQGTTVRTGMRADLAVLELDPYAASVDALSTMPVAATLLDGRITHQTL, encoded by the coding sequence ATGAACGCCATGAGTGCAGCGGATGCCGCTGAGCCCCTGATCCTCGCCGGCGCACGGCTGCCCGGCGCCGACGGGGTCGTCGACCTGCACCTCGCCGGAGGCCGCGTCGTCTCGGTGTCGCCGACCGGTGAGCGGCCAACCGGGGATACGTCGCCCGGCGGCATCCGTCGTCTCGATCTCGACGGGCGCTTCGTCGTGCCCGGTCTCTACGACCGGCACGTGCACTTCTCCCAATGGGCCATGCTCTCGCGCCGCCTCGATCTGGCCGGTGCGGAGTCGGCGGCCGCCGTCGCCCGTCTCGTCGAGACATCCGTCGACCGGGGCGAACCCGAGGTGATCGGCTTCGGCTACCGCGACGGCCTGTGGGCCGACGCCCCGACCCGTGCGGTGCTCGACGCCGTCTCGGGCGACGTGCCCGTGGTGCTCGTCGCGGCAGACCTGCACGCCTGCTGGCTGAACTCCGCGGCGCTCCGACGGTACGGAGTGGAGGCACTCGCCGGTTCCAGCGGCATACTGCGCGAAGACGACTGCTTCCGGCTCGTGCGCGAGATCGACGACGTCGCCGACACCGTGCTCGACGGATGGGTGGCCGATGCCGCGCACCGGGCGGCCGGCCGCGGTGTCGTCGGCGTCACCGAGTACGAGATGCGGTGGAACCGCGATGACTGGGTGCGCCGGGTGGCCGGGGGAGTCGACGCGCTGCGGGTGTCGTTCGGCATCTACACGCAGCACCTCGATCGCGCGATCGCCGAGGGGCTCCGCACCGGTGACGAGGTGCCCGGCACTGCCGGGCTCGTCACAGTGGGCGGGTACAAGGTCATCACCGACGGCTCGCTCAACACGCGCACCGCGTGGTGCTTCGACCCGTATCCCGGCCTCGGCCCCGACGAACACCCGTACGGGCTCGCGACCGTGGCGTACGACGAGCTCGTGCCGCTCATGCGGCGTGCCCACGAGGCGGGCATCACCCCGGCGGTGCACGCCATCGGCGACCAGGCCAACGCCCGGGTGCTCGATGCGTTCGAAGCGGTCGGATGCACCGGATCGATCGAGCACGCCCAGTTGCTGCGCCGCGACGACATCGACCGCCTCGCACGGCTCGGCATCGTCGCGAGCGTGCAGCCCGAGCACGCCATGGACGACCGCGACGTCGCCGAACGCTACTGGGCCGGGCGCACCGACCGGGCGTTCATGCTCGCCGACCTCGCATCGGCCGGCGTCGAACTCGCCCTCGGCTCCGATGCCCCCGTCGCACCGCTCGACCCGTGGGTCGCGATCGCCGCAGCCGTGTGGCGCACCCGGGACGGGCGCGAGCCGTGGCATCCCGAACAGGCGATCGAAGCACGTGCCGCGCTCGCCGCGTCGACGGGCCGGCAGGGAACGACGGTTCGCACGGGAATGCGCGCCGACCTCGCCGTGCTCGAACTCGACCCGTATGCGGCATCCGTCGACGCACTGAGCACCATGCCGGTCGCCGCGACCCTGCTCGACGGACGCATCACACACCAGACGCTCTGA
- a CDS encoding ribose-5-phosphate isomerase: protein MRIHIATDHAGLEFSRTLVDHLTNGGHEVIDHGPAEYDALDDYPAFCINAALGVARDQAAGVRALGVVFGGSGNGEQIAANKVRGIRAALVWSMDTAMLAREHNDANVISIGARQHTVQEAIRYIDAFIAEPFSGDERHVRRIAQLAEYETTGDIAGKGVDVEAPAE, encoded by the coding sequence ATGCGCATCCACATCGCGACCGACCACGCCGGCCTCGAATTCAGCCGCACGCTTGTCGATCACCTGACCAACGGCGGTCATGAGGTCATCGACCACGGACCGGCCGAGTACGACGCCCTCGACGACTACCCGGCGTTCTGCATCAACGCGGCGCTCGGCGTCGCCCGCGACCAGGCAGCGGGTGTGCGCGCGCTCGGTGTGGTGTTCGGCGGTTCGGGCAATGGCGAGCAGATCGCGGCCAACAAGGTCCGCGGCATCCGCGCCGCCCTCGTCTGGAGCATGGACACCGCGATGCTCGCCCGTGAGCACAACGACGCCAACGTCATCTCGATCGGAGCCCGCCAGCACACCGTGCAGGAGGCGATCCGGTACATCGACGCCTTCATCGCCGAGCCCTTCTCGGGCGACGAGCGCCACGTGCGCCGCATCGCCCAGCTCGCCGAGTACGAGACGACGGGCGACATCGCCGGCAAGGGCGTCGACGTCGAGGCACCGGCGGAGTAG
- a CDS encoding SDR family oxidoreductase: MPSDASDSISAPTIDARDLETTLRVLATLSELDQDDPDFETVRHATAKMFKAVKVARRLEKRRVIQDADRAVIAATATGAPTRIDDETRGADLVSGTDARTAGELQVARPCYICKQRYTLVDAFYHQLCPSCAAMSHAKRDARTDLTGKRALLTGGRAKIGMYIALRLLRDGAHTTITTRFPRDAARRFAAMPDAADWLHNLKIVGIDLRDPAQVIALADDVAAQGSLDILINNAAQTVRRSPGSYSPLVEAESSPLPDGPMPELVSFGHTNDAHPLALADSVSSHPVLSSGLFAGTMTADDLTALALAPGSSSLAKLADRTAIDAGGLVPDLHHENSWSAVVQDVDPLEMLEVQLCNTTAPFILVSRLRASLAASSARRTYIVNVSAMEGQFGRGYKGPGHPHTNMAKAAVNMLTRTSAKEMLADGILMTSVDTGWITDERPHPTKVRLAEEGFHAPLDLVDGAARVYDPIVRGEAGEDVTGVFLKDYSRADW; encoded by the coding sequence ATGCCCTCCGACGCCTCCGACTCCATCAGCGCGCCCACGATCGACGCGCGCGATCTCGAGACGACGCTGCGGGTGCTGGCCACGCTCAGCGAGCTCGACCAGGACGACCCCGACTTCGAGACCGTCCGCCACGCGACCGCGAAGATGTTCAAGGCCGTCAAGGTCGCCCGCCGGCTCGAGAAGCGACGCGTCATCCAAGACGCCGACCGCGCCGTGATCGCCGCGACGGCGACGGGCGCACCGACCCGCATCGACGACGAGACCCGGGGCGCCGACCTCGTGAGCGGCACCGACGCCCGCACCGCCGGCGAGCTGCAGGTCGCCCGCCCCTGCTACATCTGCAAGCAGCGCTACACGCTCGTCGACGCGTTCTACCACCAGCTCTGCCCGAGCTGCGCGGCCATGAGCCACGCCAAGCGCGACGCCCGCACCGACCTCACCGGCAAGCGCGCCCTGCTCACGGGCGGTCGCGCGAAGATCGGCATGTACATCGCGCTGCGCCTGCTGCGCGACGGCGCGCACACGACGATCACGACGCGGTTCCCGCGTGATGCCGCCCGTCGGTTCGCCGCGATGCCCGACGCCGCCGACTGGCTGCACAACCTGAAGATCGTCGGCATCGACCTGCGCGACCCCGCGCAGGTCATCGCGCTCGCCGACGACGTGGCCGCGCAGGGATCGCTCGACATCCTCATCAACAACGCGGCGCAGACCGTGCGCCGCTCCCCCGGTTCGTACTCGCCCCTCGTCGAAGCGGAGTCCTCGCCGCTGCCCGACGGCCCCATGCCCGAGCTCGTGAGCTTCGGCCACACGAACGACGCGCACCCGCTCGCGCTCGCCGACTCGGTGTCAAGCCACCCCGTGCTCTCATCGGGCCTCTTCGCCGGCACGATGACGGCCGACGACCTCACGGCGCTCGCACTCGCACCCGGTTCGAGCTCGCTCGCGAAGCTCGCCGACCGCACCGCGATCGACGCCGGCGGACTCGTGCCCGACCTCCACCACGAGAACAGCTGGAGCGCGGTCGTGCAGGATGTCGACCCGCTCGAGATGCTCGAGGTGCAGCTCTGCAACACGACGGCGCCGTTCATCCTCGTGAGCCGCCTGCGCGCGTCGCTCGCTGCTTCGTCGGCACGCCGCACGTACATCGTGAACGTCTCGGCGATGGAGGGCCAGTTCGGTCGCGGCTACAAGGGGCCGGGGCATCCGCACACCAACATGGCGAAGGCCGCAGTGAACATGCTCACGCGCACGAGCGCGAAGGAGATGCTCGCCGACGGCATCCTCATGACGAGCGTCGACACGGGCTGGATCACCGACGAGCGCCCGCACCCCACGAAGGTGCGCCTCGCCGAAGAGGGCTTCCACGCCCCGCTCGACCTCGTCGACGGCGCTGCGCGGGTCTACGACCCGATCGTGCGCGGCGAGGCCGGCGAAGACGTCACCGGCGTGTTCCTGAAGGACTACTCGCGCGCCGACTGGTGA
- a CDS encoding DUF2332 domain-containing protein, with the protein MSTSTDASASTADRYRSFAEVEAHGMSATYEAWAAGVATDASTLALIDELPPPKRQPNLVFSAARLLGAPSGGYPEFAAWLAEHWGEVREVALTHATQTNEAARCALHLPVLGGIEGPIALLEVGASAGLCLYPDRYSYRYAGHPQLDPVDGPSAVVLDCTLRGDVLTPVPAAMPEVVWRAGIDLHPLDVRSAADVDWLDALVWPEHDDRRARLRAAAEIAARTPPLLVSGDLNEQLAALAASAPSDATLVVFHTAVLMYLDEAGRDAFVERVSELPGHWLSVEGRSVVRGIRVRDDVPNESSDLVLAVDGVQRAWAHPHGRALTWAPNP; encoded by the coding sequence ATGAGCACCAGCACCGATGCATCCGCGTCGACGGCCGACCGGTACCGCTCGTTCGCCGAGGTCGAGGCGCACGGCATGTCCGCCACCTACGAGGCCTGGGCTGCAGGGGTGGCGACGGATGCCTCGACCCTCGCCCTCATCGACGAGCTGCCGCCGCCGAAGCGGCAGCCGAACCTCGTCTTCTCGGCTGCGCGGCTGCTCGGCGCCCCGAGCGGCGGCTACCCCGAGTTCGCAGCGTGGCTCGCCGAACACTGGGGCGAGGTGCGCGAAGTCGCGCTCACCCACGCCACGCAGACCAACGAGGCTGCGCGCTGCGCGTTGCACCTGCCCGTGCTCGGCGGCATCGAGGGGCCGATCGCGCTGCTCGAGGTCGGAGCATCCGCGGGGCTCTGCCTCTACCCCGACCGGTACAGCTACCGCTATGCGGGCCACCCGCAGCTCGACCCCGTCGACGGGCCGAGCGCCGTCGTGCTCGACTGCACGCTGCGCGGGGACGTGCTGACGCCGGTGCCCGCCGCCATGCCCGAGGTCGTGTGGCGCGCAGGCATCGACCTGCACCCGCTCGACGTGCGGTCGGCCGCCGATGTCGACTGGCTCGACGCGCTGGTGTGGCCCGAGCACGACGACCGTCGGGCTCGGCTCCGGGCCGCCGCCGAGATCGCGGCCCGCACCCCGCCGCTCCTCGTCAGCGGCGACCTCAACGAGCAGCTCGCTGCGCTCGCCGCATCCGCACCGAGCGACGCCACGCTCGTCGTCTTCCACACGGCCGTGCTCATGTACCTCGACGAGGCGGGCCGCGATGCGTTCGTCGAGCGGGTGAGCGAGCTGCCCGGTCACTGGCTCTCGGTCGAGGGGCGAAGCGTGGTCCGCGGCATCCGCGTGCGCGACGACGTGCCCAACGAGAGCAGCGACCTCGTGCTCGCCGTCGATGGGGTGCAGCGCGCCTGGGCGCACCCGCACGGGCGTGCGCTCACGTGGGCGCCGAATCCATAG